The Candidatus Bealeia paramacronuclearis sequence CAGATCAGGATTCCACGCCGGAGATGCCGTTGCGGATGGCGCTGTGCCACGATTGGCCACTTGTGCACCTGTAGCTCCACCGAGCAAAGCGGAGACACCTTGCTTGAGCACATTAACGCTTTGCCCAAATCCCTGTCCCATGCCAGAGACCACACCGCCCAGTCCTTGGCCAGCGACGAGAGCTTTTCCGCCTTCAACAAGCGCCGGTCCTCCAAAAAATCCACCGATGCCGCCCACAACAGGACCCACCTTGCGGTTTTGAGGTCCCAGTGATCCACCGAGGGAGCCACCTATGGCGCCGCCTACGGGGCCGCCGATCAGAGTTCCTCCAATTGAACCGACAACGGGCCCTATGACTTTTTTGACGGGTGCTGGCACCCATTTAAAGGCTTTCTTGAGACGTTTTTTCCACCCATATTCTGGAAGACCGGTCATGGGATTGCGCGAGCCCCGACCGCCTAAAGCCTTCAGGAGTGCGGCCTCTTGCGGATTGATATGCGCGAGAATCGTGTCGCCATCTCGACCTGCCGATCGCAAGAGACTGCCGACACCTTCAAGGACGTATCGCGGGACGTAGCCACCTTTGGCGTACGTTTGGGGACTCCAGGCGTTTTCGTCATCTTCCCGCATGGGGATGGAGTCTTGAGAGCCATCGTCCCAGCTCATGTCGTCGCCTTCAATGGACGGGAGATAGGTTGGCGCTATTGGATTCAGCGGATGCGGCGTGTCATAAAAATAAGGATTCCATTGTGTCATTACGTTATTCCTTTACAAGTTCGAGTTATTGGCAAGGCTCATTTCACAAGCATTGACCCAAAGATCGCGCGTTTCAAATCCGAGAGGCGACGGACATCCGGCTTTCTCGAAAGACAGTTCCTGCACCAGCTGTGCGCCCCAAGACCTCCAGTCCTCTTCCGACAACAGCTGCGGGATATCGTCATGGGGAAAGGCCGTGACCATAAGAGCGGCCCAGCGCTCCAGCGTCATGCCATTGGAAAGGAGATTTTGAGAGGCTGCGAGTGTCATCAGGCGCGTCCTTCTCCAAAGTCGAGTGTGAGCAAGATCTTTCCCATCTCGTAAGTGTCATCCACATCTTCACAAGAGAACCTGAGACGCATCTCGCGACCTTGCGCGCGCAGATCCAGTTTGTCTGTTTGAGGTGCAATCACGGAGTGTTTGGACGTTTGTGTGAGGCCTTGTGCATAATCGCGCGATAAGATTTCGAGTTTTAAGGTGCCGGTCATCTTAAAATCTGGTTCAAGACGCGAGAGGAGAACCTGACGATCGAGACCCATCCATTGGCCATTGGGACCCACACCACACCAGCTGAGATCGCCGGTTGTAAAATGAGAGGGAATACCTTTTTGGTCGCCATTATTCCAGAGCTGGCACCAACCATATTCGTGTTGCCAGAGCGGATACCCGCCACCTTCATTCACAGAAGACGCCCAGACAGGATGGGCAAACACCTGCTCAAAATACCCGCAACATCTGGGAATAACACAAGAATACCACGTCTTCTCTCTCAGGTTAAAAATGACGGCCTCCGTCACGTGGGTTTCGGATCCTCGCGGAAAGAACCACCAGATCTCACCATATTGCGGGACTTTGGTCGCCCAGACCTGCTGCCGGTGCGCCATGTTGACACCTTGCTCGTGAGTTGAGACATAAAACCAGTCGAGATTTAAAGGATTGGGGATTTCTTGCACGACACCGTTGTACATCAAGAACCGATCGACACCTGTCCAGAAAAACAGACCGTCATACTCAATGACGCTTTGACTGGAGAGAATGGAGCTTTCGCTCGTGACCGTATCAAACCGGAAGTTGGGTTTGCCGTCAGCATCGGGATGGAAAGTCACGCGCAAGAGACTATCCAGACTCCAGAGGAGACCGGCCGGACTTGCGGTGCCACCTCGAGCGGGAAGACCTTTGACAATTTTCCGGTTCGTGACAACGGCAAAGTTTGCATCCGGAAACACCCGCGGATCCGTGGCGTCTGACCACTGCACAAGACCGCCATTGCCAAATACCATGAGATAAGGACCTAGAGTTACAATACCGCCTGCGGTGACAATAGGTTTTCCGGAGACGGTGGTTAATGGCACCAGCGGCTCTTGTGAAAAGAGCTTGCCGATATAGACTGGCGTTTCTTGAGAGCTCGCAATGGACGAGAGGTTAGGAGGTCCTGAGGCGATCAGCCATTCGGTCCCATCGCTTTGTGTGAGAAGCGTTGCAAACTGCCAGAGTGTGTCTGCGCTTCTCACAAACTCACGCGGTGTTCGGTCTTTCAGATCTGAGGTTTTGAGACCCGATCCGTTCATCGTAAAAGTCTGAATGCCGTGACTGTCACCCAAAACCACAAGAAAAGACTCTTCTTGAGGAACGATCAGCAGTCCTGACGGCGGACGGGTGAGAGATACAATCTCTTGATATCCGCCCATCTTGCGGGGAAGCCCGCGCTGAAACCGGCACCATTGACCGTCGGTATAATGGGAAGAGGCAAAGGTTGTGCCATCTTTCTTAATACCTGGAAGGCTGGTGAGAGGATAGATGCGACTGGCCATGATTTAGTCCGCCTGATTGTCGGCCGCTCTGTCGACTTGTCGTGCGGCATCTTCTTGATTGAGACTGGCGATGCCACGCGCGTACGCACTTTCCCAAACGGGAATCCGCTGATCCGTCATGACAAAGGGAGTGGCTTCGAGGAGAATCGCATAGAGCAAAACGTCGGGCGCAAAGTCAGTGAGCCAGTTGGTTTGTTGAGTGTCTGAAAGCGGAACCGGGAGCTCCATATAGGCATATTCAAACTTGTAAGGCTGATCGGGCGCGGGACTTAAGAGCAAGCTGGCGTAGTTATAATCTCCATAAAACTGAGGTTGTGCGGGACCGCGGATGGCCGACGACCACATGCGCAAGAGTTCATAATTGCGAAACTCAAGCTGACGGTACCGATCCTGCTCGTCCCAGATGCCAAAGGAAAGACTGCGTCTCCACCGTGCAGGCTTGTTGAAGACGGCCTGATTTGGCTCAAGTGTTCCACTAATGTAAGTCTCAAGACCAATGGTATGCGCTTCTCGACAGATGCGTTGCTCGGCCTGATTGATGAAGTTGGGCAATTGATCAAAGACTTGCTCATTCTGGGTGCTGAGATAGGTCATGATCTGGCCAGGTGCCTCCCGTGTACCGACCAGTGTGTGCCAGGTCATCGTGCTCATGCTTTGACCTCAGCCGAGGTGACGGCAAACCATTTACCGGAGGCGTAGACTTCAAGTGTGTTTGTATCTGTATTGAGACCGACCGATCCTGGAAGAGGATTTTGCGGTCTGGTTTTTGTTGTCCACTGCGGCAGCGTCGTTTGGGCATTGAGTGACACCACGGTTTGCGAGAGAGCCAGCGGTGAAGAATGTCCTTTGCCGTCCTCAACACCGCTCGGATCCGTCTCAGGCAGACCTTGTCCCTTGTTAGTGACGGTCAGAAGATCGCCGTAAGTGTCAGCTGGCGTTTTGCCGGTTAAGTTTGTCATGTCTGAGTCTCCAACGTTAAGCGCCAAAGTAAGTGTTGCGTAAGGCTATCTCACGCGTGCTGTTGGGCAGAGCCTCTACGGCCTCTTGGGCACGACCCCAGCCTGTGACTGTGGCGTGAATTTCGGGTGAAGGTTTGGGATGTCCGAGAGGATCTTCTTCCCAAGGAAATCCCTGAAACTCCCAATTCCCTAGCCATTGTCGCTCCCAAGGAATGGGTGCCACCACGGGAGGTCTTGGAAAGGCGACTGGAATCGGATCAGGACCCAGCTCTGGGGATTGGCCTTGGGGATTGGGGATATCGAGAAACGGTTTTCCGACCCAAAGACCTGTCCACACGAGAGAATTGCCCGCCCAGCGCATTTGTTTTTTGAGATCCTTGCGATTAAAGAGAAAGCCTGAGCGATCACAAATGCCCATGGCTTCCGGCTTGAGAGGATTGACACGGGCATAACGCCCCGTGGGCTTTACCATGTCATGCCCTCCTGCCAGGTGACGCCCAGTCGCAAGGGAACGTCTTCTGTATCTTCTTCAAGCGCTTTTTGCAGTGTTTTCTCGTAAATGGCTTCCAGCTCACCGATGCGATAGGGCGCGACTTTTGAGGCGAGATAAAAAGCGAGTCCTGCCATGGCTGGCTCCCAGAAACGAGAGGGCAGCGGAATGCTCTCGTCCAGTCTCTCCACCCTGTCCATCATTATCGATGTGCTGAGAATCAGCTTGTGCTCCGCGATGGGTGCCGGCCAGACATAGACTTTGGGTTTGATGAGTCTGTCCAAGTAATAACAGGTGGGCAGTCCCCGCTGCCGTTTGTTGGGCAGGCTCATCCATTCCTGTCGTGACAAAGGACTCATGACGGTGTCTTCCTCGATCCCGATCGTCAGCTCTCGCCGTAATAACGCTTCCAAGACATTGCACGTATTGGGATCGAGAGAATATTCGACTTGAAGAGGAAAGAGCGGTAACTCTTGCTCGCGCACCGTCCAGAGATTGAGTCCTCGGTTCATCCAAGACGTCAACATGACGTTCAAGCTCCGAATGGCGGATTTGACTTGTTGGGCTGTGATAAGCTCTGGCAAAATCCCGAGGCGCTCATACGCTTCTTCGATAATAGCCATAACGGGAATGGTTTGTTCCATGGGACGCTCTCCTTGACTGATCTCACTTCAACTTTAACTCTATTCTTCCATCCAGCTTCAATTAATGCCTTGCTGCACGAAGGTGGCACTCACGGTATCGTCTGGAGAGGCATTTTCAATCTGAAGGCCCACATAGCGCAAAGGTCCCGCAATCCCTGTCCAGAGAGAAGAGTCCGCCTGCTTGGTTTGTTGGACAGGTGTGCCAAACGTAAACAGTTTGGGATTTGAAACCTGATTGAGATCCTCGAGTGTTCCCACCATCTGCCAGGTGATTTTGGAGTCTACTTTTTTCTTGAAATCTGTTGAGAGGCTCATGGCCGGATAAGGACTTTGGAAGTTAAACAAAAACCAGCCGAGAATGCCTTTTGCGCCAAGAGAGACTGAAAGGTCTTTAGCAGTTTTATTGAGAACTTGAATACTGGTGAGACTGGAAAAAAGTTGTTTTGTCTCAACAGTTTGATCCTTGGCGGGACCTTTGAGAGCTTCTTCAACAATTTGTCCATTCAAAAGACCCTGTACAAGAATTTCTAAACCGGCGCCGTCTTTGGAAGAAGAGAACGCAAGCGTTCTTGAAAATCCTGGGAAACAGCCGCTCATCTGCTGAAAGTCGGGCGTCAATTGCAGATAAGCATTTTGTTGAACTGTTTGCCGCTCCGCAATGGTGGCGAAGGTCGCCGCAGGCCAGATGTAAGTTTGAGGAAGTGCCATAGTATTCTCTCTTAAAGTTGTAGAAAGGTTGTTTTAATATGATCGTTGGGTTCAGCTTCAAAAATATTGAGACACACAAATCGAAAAGGGCCGCGAATGCCCGTCCAGAGATGAGAATGATGCTGAAGATCATGAGAGCGACCAATGGGACTGAGGATACTCTCCACATCCTTGACGTTTGCAGGATCTTCCAAAGTCCCCATCAGTTGCCATGCACATTGACTGCCATCTTGTTTGCTCATGAGTGTTTGCATCGAAAAATTGCTCAAAGGCTGAAACCATCCAAGCCTTCCGCGAGACCCGAGACCTATAGAAATATCTTTTGCGGGTGCGCCTGACAGCGTGATGGAATTAAGACAAGAAAAAGCTGAAATCGTCTCAACAGTATTGGCGTGAGGACCGGTGACTTCGATTTTGAGAGGTTTGCCATTCACAATCCCTTGAATGGCAATCTTGGAGAGCGTGCAGTTATGAGGAGATGAGATCAAAAGCGTACGCACGAAATGTGGAAAAGGGATTTTGGGTTTGTAAAGGGTGCCAAACTGAAAGGCCTGCCCAGGCATCACGTTTTGTTTAGGGCACACAGAATCCGCGCCCGATTGTGGCCACAAGAAGCTTTGAAGTTGTGCCATGATTACTTTCCTGTTGTTTGAATGGTTGAGAGTTCCAGTTGAATCGAGGTCAATTCAGATTCAAGTAGCGCTTTTTGTGCATTGAGATTTGCGAGCTCCTGCGCCTTGGTCATCTCTTGATTTTGTGCGGTTGCGTCTGTGACGGAAGGTGTCGCAGGTTGTGCAATCGGATAAAGAGAACTTGCTGTTGACATCTCATGGTGAGTTGAAATCGGAATAGAAATCACTGGCTCTACGCTTGGATAAACAGTCTCAAGATCTGATCCGATCTCACTCGCAGCAATAGCATAAGATTCTGGCAACTCTCCATTCATCTGAGCGGGCACTAGTGTCAAGGGAGGTGGGAGATCCAAATCCTGTGTGAGGACGGCTTTCCAGCGACCTTGAGAAAATACAACTAACTGATCGCCTTCTGGGTTATAAGCCAGCATGCCATTGACACCGAATGAAACGTCATGCGATGTGGCATATTGAATCTGACTGAGCATAATCCGGGTGAGACGCGGCAAAAGCAGCGTCCCATCATCAGCTTGGATCTCGACAATGACCGCCCGACTGCCGCAAGGACGCGGTGTGATATCATCAGATACTAAAAGCGCATTCAATGTTGTGGGATTGCGAGTGTTCATGGAAGCATTCCTTTCTGTCTCAATGATTTAAATGCCCTTTGAGCCGTAAATGGCACGGAAGTTGGAGCATCCAAAGGAATAACGCTCTGTGGCTTTAGCCATGACATTATCGGTGAGGAAGTCCGTAAACATATCCGTCTCATAAGGCTGACGCTCAAAATGCTTCATGCCATTATCGGCGTCTGTTAGCACAAACCAAGCCTTAGCATTGGTCAGGAATTGGTTGACGGTATATCCCTCAGGCAACACCGACATGCTCACAATCGGGTTGATGGCGTTGTTACTCGTTGCGGGTGAATATTGAGACTTGAGCAGCACTTCTGCAACGAACTGCAACTGAGGAGGAACCACAAGTTTGCGAGGCTTTGTCATCTGAATGAGACCGGCTTGATCCTTAAACTGTTGGATCGCAATAATCGCACTTTCAAGAGAGGCCTCATTGAGATCAGCAGGAACTGAGGGACAGTTGGCCACAACACCGGTATCAATAGGATGCTGGGTGCTCAAAAGCGGTTGACCGTCGCCTAATGGAAAGTTCGTTTCAAATCCATTATTCAAAACGCTTGCGGCCAGAATTTCTTTGGTTTGTTCCATGGATCGCTTTAATGACCGCGCTTGTTGAGGAAACTGTGCCTTATAGAGGTTATCGGCAATAGCATTCTTGGTGATCTGAAATCCAATCGAGATCGTTTTGTGGTAATAGTTGGTTTGAAAGCGTTGACCCATGCTATCAAGCTCTGTGGGCGCACCTTCGCCGCGAACAGTTGCAAGACCCAGCATTTTCATTTCGATGTCAGTTTCGAAATCTTTCTGAGAATTGTGGGTTTTAAAGATCTGCGAATACTGAGGCGGATAAGCGGGGGA is a genomic window containing:
- a CDS encoding Mu-like prophage major head subunit gpT family protein, producing the protein MINTGAIANLLRPGLRSVFGESPAYPPQYSQIFKTHNSQKDFETDIEMKMLGLATVRGEGAPTELDSMGQRFQTNYYHKTISIGFQITKNAIADNLYKAQFPQQARSLKRSMEQTKEILAASVLNNGFETNFPLGDGQPLLSTQHPIDTGVVANCPSVPADLNEASLESAIIAIQQFKDQAGLIQMTKPRKLVVPPQLQFVAEVLLKSQYSPATSNNAINPIVSMSVLPEGYTVNQFLTNAKAWFVLTDADNGMKHFERQPYETDMFTDFLTDNVMAKATERYSFGCSNFRAIYGSKGI